CCTCAGCAACACTCATTGCAATCGTGAGAGAAGTAGTCATATAAAATTATGGGATACAAAAAAGAATTTGGTAAGTGTAATACCTAGCGGCAAAGAAGTTCTTAGTTAAATTTCAGTTATAGAGACCTTTGCAAAAATAGTCTGTTAACGAAATTTAACTCATAAAAATACGCTAAAATTTTCAATTGACCAAAACCTTTATGATTTTGAGTAAAAGCTAGGAAAAATCAGAAAGGTTTTTCATTTTGAAAATAGTATTGAACAGAAAATTTTAGTAACTTATGTTATTTAAAATATCTCTTATAATATGATACTGAAAAGAAATACTCTATCTATAGCAAACCCACTTACCCATCATTATAGTGGATTAACTTTAAACCAGTACGGCGTTGCCTCGCGTTGCCTCGCCTTGCCGTACTATCTGTACTGTCTGCGGCTTCGTCACCTTGTCCTGATTTAAATTTAATCCACTATACAAACAAAAAGAATAACTTCAATATACCGAGAGTATTTTATAGTCAATTAAAATCAAAATAGGACAGTAACGCATCGTCAAATCGGGCGTAATCAGACAATACGGTTCGCAGATACCGCTTAATATTCGCCCACACCTTCTCAATCGGGTTGAGCTCAGGTGAATAAGGTGCAAGAGGCAATACCTTATGTCCCCATTTTTCCGCCATTTCCCGTAAGACACCCATACGGTCAAATCGCGCATTATCTAAAATAATCACCGATTTTTGAGTCAATGCGGGCAGTAGGCATTGCTGAAACCACGCTTCAAAAAAGACTCCGGTCATCGTATTTTGATAAACCATCGGAGCAATCAGCCGGTTGCCGACTTGTGCGGACACCAGAGATAAGCGTCGGTATCTTTTTCCACTTATCTGCGCTTTCACTATTTGCCCTTTCGGGCTGCGGGCATAGGGGCGGAACAGGTAGCGGTCAAATCCTGTTTCATCCAAATAAACACGTTGGTAGTCGGAAAATTCGGCCAGCTGTGTCAAATAATGCGTTACTTTGGCCGGATCTTGTTCTTTGTAAGTGGTGGTCTTTTTTTGCGCGTCATCCCCATCTGTTTGAGTGCATAGCAAACGGCGGCTGGCGTACAATCAAAATGTTTGGCGATTTCATGCAGATAGGCATCCGGGTGTTGCCCAACATATTGAGCCAGTTTTTGCCTATCCAATTTGACGGCATTTAGACCGGTAACTTGATGTTTTAGGCTGCCTGTTTGTTTTTTAAGGCGAATCCACAGGTAAAGCGTGTTTCTTGACAGGTTAAACGTTGCTGCGGTTTGGCTGATGTTTTTGCATTGTTCGTAATAGTTTAAAGCTTTGTTCCTTAAGTCCGCAGAGTATGCCATGGTTAGACCTTCAAAGTTGAGTATTGTACTATTTTGTTTTTAATTGACTATAAATAGAGTATTTAAAATACTCAAAAGGTAGCTTGCATATAATAAAACACCATTTGAGAAAACAAATGGTGTTTTATTATGGTGTATTAGATTACTCAGCAGCTTCTGCTGCTTTGTCTACTAATTCAATCAATGCCAAAGGTGCATTGTCGCCTTTGCGGAAACCATATTTCAGTACACGAACATAACCGCCATTACGGGCAGCAAAACGTGGACCTAACTCATCAAACAATTTAACTACAACATCACGATCACGAGTGCGGTCAAATGCCAAACGACGGTTTGCCAAGGAAGGTTTTTTACCCAATGTAATTAAGGGCTCAACTACGCGGCGTAATTCTTTAGCTTTAGGCAAAGTTGTCACAATAGTCTCGTGAGTCAACAATGAGTTCGCCATATTACGCAGCATTGCAGCGCGATGGCTGCTTGTACGGTTTAATTTGCGGTTACCATTACGATGACGCATGTCATTATCCTTTAATCTTCAAACTTACGGCTTTTCTAAGCCTACAGGCGGCCAAGCTTCCAATTTGGAACCTAGTGTCAAGCCTTTAGATGCCAACACTTCTTTGATTTCATTCAAAGATTTACGACCCAAATTCGGAGTTTTAAGAAGCTCTGTTTCAGTACGTTGAATCAAATCGCCGATATAATAAATATCTTCAGCTTTCAGACAATTAGCTGAACGTACAGTTAATTCCAAATCATCTACCGGACGCAGCAGGATAGGGTCAATAGGAGGAGCTTTTTCTTCAACTTCTTCTACTGGAGTACCTTGCAAATCAGCAAAGATAGACATTTGATCAATTAAAATACGAGCGGCACTACGTACAGCTTCTTCAGGATCAATAGAACCATCAGTTTCAATATCCAAAACCAATTTATCTAAATCCGTACGCTGCTCTACGCGTGCAGGTTCAACTTCAAAGCTAACACGACTGATGGGCGAAAAGCTCGCATCCAACTGAATTGCACCAATCTGGCGGTTTTCATCGCGCACAACACGACGACCAGAAACAGATTGATAACCACGCCCCTGCTCAACTTTGATTTCCATCTCAATTTGACCATTCTCGGCCAAATGACAAATAATATGCTCAGGATTTAAAATTTCCACATCATGTGGCAATTCGATATCACCGGCAACTACTACACCGGCCCCTGACTTTCTCAAAGTTAACTGAACTTGGCCACGCCCATGCAGCTTAAATACAATACCTTTGACATTCAACAAAATATCGACAACATCTTCTTGAACGCCATCAACAGTAGAGTATTCGTGCAACACACCGGAAATGGCCACTTCAGTAGGAGCAAAACCATTCATGGATGACAGTAAGATACGACGCAAAGCATTACCTAAAGTATGACCAAAACCGCGCTCAAACGGCTGCATGGATACTTTTGCACGAGTTGTAGATAAAGTATCGACATCAATTTGACGAGGTTTCAAAAATTCGGTTGTGCTATTTTGCATTTAACTGTCCCTCACTGAGCTAGCGTTATTTAGAGTAGAATTCTACCACCAGCTGTTCATTAATATCGCCAGTTAATTCTGAACGATCTGGCATATTTTTAAATACGCCTTCCAATTTATCTGCATCAACAGAAACCCAGCTTGGTAAACCGATTTGAGTTGCCAGACTTAAAGCTTCCTGGATACGAACCTGTTTTTTAGCTTTCTCACGAACAGCTACAACATCACCAGCTTTAACTTGGAAAGAAGGAATATTTACAACCTGACCGTTAACGGTAATTGCTTTATGAGAAACCAGCTGACGCGCCTCAGCACGAGTCGAGCCAAATCCCATGCGATATACTACATTATCCAAACGAGACTCTAACAATTGCAGCAGCAATTCACCAGTAGAGCCTTTACGTCGATCTGCTTCTGCAAAATAGCGACGGAATTGACGTTCCAATACGCCATAAATACGACGAATCTTTTGCTTCTCACGTAATTGCAAACCATAGTCGGACAAACGCGGTTTTTTTGCGCCATGCTGACCAGGAGCGGAGTCCAGTTTACATTTAGAATCTAAAGAACGACGAGCGCTCTTCAAAAATAAATCAGTACCTTCACGGCGTGCTAATTTACATTTAGGGCCAATATAACGTGCCATGTTTCAATCACTCCTTTAAATACGACGTTTTTTAGGCGGACGGCAACCGTTATGAGGCAACGGAGTAACGTCGGTAATACTGGTAATTTTAAAACCAAGAGCGTTGAGTGCACGTACAGAAGACTCTCGACCAGGACCAGGGCCTTTTATACGAACTTCTAAATTTTTAACGCCATATTCTTGGGCAACTTTACCAGCTGCTTCTGCAGCCACTTGAGCTGCAAACGGTGTACTTTTACGAGAACCTTTAAAACCAGCGCCGCCAGAGGTAGCCCAAGACAATGCATTGCCTTGACGGTCAGTGATTGTAATGATGGTATTGTTGAAAGAAGCATGTACATGCACAATACCTTCGCTTACGGTTTTACGTACTTTTTTACGTACACGCGAAGCTGTGTTTGCTTTAGCCATTAATAAAATTCCTTAAAAATTATTTTTTACCAGCAATCGCTTTACGCGGACCTTTGCGGGTACGAGCGTTTGTGCGAGTGCGTTGACCACGACAAGGCAAACCTCGACGATGACGGAAACCACGGTAACAACCCATGTCCATCAATCGTTTGATGCTCATCGTTACCTCACGGCGCAAATCGCCTTCCACTTCATACTTGGCAACTTGTTCACGCAAAGCGTCTAATTGAGCCTCGTCCAAATCTTTTGCTTTTGTAGTGGGAGCAATATTTGCTGCCTCGCAAATTAATTTAGCACGAGTAGCACCGATACCATAAATAGCCTGCAAGCCAATTACGATATGTGCATTATTAGGGATATTTACCCCTGCAATACGAGCCATATTTTTTCCTTTAAACGGCAAAGTTCGTCACTATACCACAAAGTCTTGCTAAAAGAAAAGTTCCCTTAACCTTGACGCTGTTTGTGACGAGGATCAGTACAAATTACACGAACCACTCGATTACGACGGATAATCTTACAGTTGCGGCAAATTTTCTTTACAGACGGTTGTACACGCATTATCTTTCCTTATATCGTTTTATCTAGCTCGGAAGACAATCCGAGCTCGAGTTAAATCATAAGGTGTCAGTTCTACCGTCACCTTATCCCCAGGAGAGATCCGGATATAGTGCATACGCATTTTCCCGGAAATATGACCTAATACAATATGGTCATTCTCAAGCTTTACTTTAAAAGTTGCGTTAGGTAGAGTTTCAAGAATCTCCCCCTGCATTTGTATGGTATCTTCTTTAGCCATAATTCTACTTACGTGATAAAGATTTCATATCAAGACCGCTCATTAAACTCTCATATTGCTGAGTCATGCGGTAAGAGTTAATTTGGGTACTAAAGTCCATTGTCACCACGACTAAAATCAGTAAAGATGTACCACCCAAATAAAAAGGAACATTCAAAGCTGTTGTCAAAAATTCTGGAATTAAACAAATAGTTGTAATATATAATGCACCAAACAAAGTGAGGCGCAATACAACCTGCTCCAGATACTGAGAAGTTTGCTTACCAGGTCGAATTCCCGGCACAAAAGCACCGCTTTTCTTCAAATTCTCTGCCATTTCTTTTGGACTAAAAACCAAGGCTGTATAAAAATAGCAGAAGAAAATAATTGTCACTGTAAATAACAAAATATATAAAGCTTGCCCATGCTGAAGCAAACCAGCAATTTTATGCAACAAACTACCGGTATCATTAGAACCAAACCAGCTTAACAAAGTGGATGGAAACAAAATAATACTTGACGCAAAAATAGGAGGAATGACGCCTGCCATATTCAACTTAAAGGGCATATGTGTATTAGAACCTTGCATTACACCACTACCAATTTGACGTTTCGCATAATGCACGGGAACTTTACGCTGCGCACTTTCAAAATATACAACAATATAAATTAATAGCAATGCACCAATAACAATTGACACAGCCGTAGGCATACCAATTGATCCTTGACTCGTTAAAGCTAATAATCTTGCTATACCGGAAGGAATACCGGCAGCGATACCAGCAGTAATAATCAAGGAAATGCCATTCCCAATCCCACGCTCCGTAATCTGCTCACCTAACCACATCAGGAACATTGTACCTGTGACTAAGCTCACTACCGTAGAAATATGGAACTCCAAAGAATTAGTGACAACCACACCTTGCTGGAATACAAAGGTAGCTACACCAAAACTCTGTAAGATGGCTAATAGCACTGTACCGTATCTTGTATATTTTGTAATAACTTTTCGACCTGCCTCCCCTTCCTTTTTTAATGCCTTTAAAGAAGGAATAATTTCAGAGGCCAACTGAACAATTATTGATGCTGAAATATATGGCATTATGCCAATTGCGAATATACTAAAGCGCTCTAACGAACCACCAGAAAACATGTTCAACATGCCTAGTATGCCGTTCCCAGCGCTTTCGTATAATTTAGCTAAAGCAACAGCATCTACGCCAGGTACAGGGATATGGGCACCAATACGAAAAACAATTAACGCCCCTAAAAGAAACGTTAGACGTTTTTTCAGATCTCCAAATTTGGACAAGCCTGATAAAGATTGTTGATTAGCCACTATAATGCAAGCCTTATTCTTCCACTTTACCACCAGCAGCTTCAATTGCTGCTTTAGCCCCTTTAGTGGCTTTAATGCCCCTCAGGACAACAGCTTTTGAAAGCACACCAGAGGCAATAACTTTCACATTGGAAACAGTTGTAGGAACCAACCCGGCTTGCTTGAGAACTAATACATCAATCTCATTCACAGCGAGCAAGTTCAATTCACTCAAACGAATCTCAGCATTAGCAGCAGCAGTCAAAGATTTGAAACCACGTTTTGGCAGGCGACGTTGCAAAGGCATTTGACCGCCTTCGAAACCTACTTTATGAAAACCACCAGAACGGCTTTTTTGACCTTTATGACCACAGCCACCAGTTTTACCTAAACCACTACCAATACCACGACCTACACGACGACGAGCGTGAGTAGCCCCCTCAGCAGGTTGAATAGAATTTAGAAACATATCAAGACTCCACTTTCAACAAGTAGCTGATTTTGTTAATCATACCACGGTTTTCAGGGGTATCTAAAACCTCTACTGTATGCTCACGATGGCGCAAACCTAAACCACGAGCACATGCACGATGAGATTCAATTGTACCAATCAGGCTCTTCACCAATGTAACTTTAATCTTTTTTTGCTCAGTCATGGTTTGCTCCCAAAATGTCTTCCACTGTTAGGCCACGTTTAGCAGCGATATCAGCAGGTGTATATAACTTAGACAAGCCGTCTAATGTAGCTCGTACAATGTTATAAGGGTTTGTAGAACCATGCACTTTAGCAGAAATGTTATGAATACCCATAGCATCAAAAACTAAGCGCATAGGACCACCTGCCTTTACACCACTACCTTCTTTAGCGGGTTGCATAAAGACTTTAGTAGCGCCATGACGTCCAATAACCTCATGATGAATCGTACCATTTTTTAGAGGTACTTTAATCATAGAGCGACGAGCCTGATCCATTGCTTTTTGAACAGCTACCGGCACTTCTTTTGACTTACCTTTACCCATACCAATACGACCATCCCCATCACCAACAACAGTTAGCGCAGAGAAAGCCATGATACGACCACCTTTAACTACTTTAGTTACGCGATTAACTGCGACCATTTTTTCAATCAGGCCGTCACCACGTTCTTCAATTTCATGTTTTGCCATCTGAAAGTCTCCAATTATTAGAAGCTTAAACCATTTTCACGTGCGGCTTCAGCCAAAGCTCTCACACGACCGTGATATTGGAAACCTGAACGATCAAAAGCAACTTTTTCTACGCCTACTGCTTTAGCTTTCTCAGCAATGCGCTTTCCTACTACTGCAGCTGCCTCGACGTTGCCACCAGATTTCAGACTACCACGCACTTCAGCTTCCAATGTAGAGGCTTGAGCCAATACTTTATCACCTTCAGCACTAATTACTTGAGCATAAATATGATTATTGCTACGGAACACACATAATCTTACCATTTTCAAGTCCGCAATACGTGCACGGGTTTTGCGTGCACGACGGAGTCGGGTTGTATGTTTATCCATTAGTGAACCTCAATTATTTTTTCTTGGCTTCTTTCATCACTACCACTTCACCTACATAACGAACACCCTTACCTTTATAAGGCTCAGGAGAACGGAATGCACGAATTTCAGCAGCGACTTGACCAACCACTTGTTTATCTGCACCAGTCAAAATGATCTCTGTTTGGCTAGGAGTTTGAACAGAAACACCTTCAGGCATTTCATATACGATTGGATGAGAAAAACCCAAAGACAAATTCAAAACTTTGCCTTGAGCTTGAGCACGGTAACCCACACCAATCAATTGTAGTTTTTTCTCAAAACCTTCTGAAACACCTTTGACCATATTATTAACTAATGCACGAGCAGTACCTGACATAGCATTTGCCTGCTTACTGTCATTTTTTGCAGCAAAAGTTAATTTACCATCGTTTAATTCAATGACGACATTAGAAGGCAAAGGAAAGGCCAACTCGCCATTCTTACCCTTGATAACCAATGCTTCTGTTCCAAATTTTACTTCTACACCAGCAGGAACAGTCACTGGGTTTTTTGCGACACGTGACATTTACTTTTCTCCACTAGGCTACGATGCACAACAACTCACCACCGACGCCCTCAGAACGAGCCTTGCGGTCAGTCATCACACCTTTAGAAGTACTAACAATAGCGATACCCAATCCATTCATAACATTGGGAATTTCGCTAGAAGCTTTGTAAATACGCAAACCCGGACGTGAAACACGTTTAATTTGCTCAATCACAGGACGGCCTGCATAATATTTCAATTGAATTTCCAATACCGGCTTCGCATCAGCAGAAACCGAAAAATCCTCGATATAACCTTCCTCTTTCAAGACTTTTGCAATTGCACACTTTAATTTAGAGGAAGGCATGGCAACTGCTACCTTATTGGCACGTTGCGCATTACGAATACGAGTCAACATATCGGAAATAGGATCATGCATACTCATTATTAATACTCCTATTACCAGCTAGCTTTAACAACACCAGGAATCTCGCCACGCATAGCGATTTCGCGGATTTTAATACGACCCAAACCGAATTTACGGAAAGTACCACGAGGACGACCTGTCAAAGCACAACGACGGCGTTGACGTACAGGAGCTGCATTACGCGGAATGGATTGGAATTTCAGACGAGCTTCAAAACGCTCCTCTTCAGTTGCATTCGCATCATTAATAACAGCAAAAATTGCCTCACGTTTGGCTGCAAACTTTTTCGCCAGGGCTTGACGTTTCAGTTCACGATTAATAAGTGCTTTCTTAGCCATGATTATCCTTTAAACGGAAACTTGAACAGTGACAATAAAGCTTTAGCTTCCTCATCAGTTTTTGCAGTAGTTGTAATAGTAATATTCAAACCACGCAAAGCATCAATTTTATCGTATTCAATTTCCGGGAAAATGATTTGCTCGCGAACACCCATGTTGTAATTACCACGACCATCAAATGATTTGCCACTTACACCACGGAAGTCACGTACACGAGGTAATGCAATAGTAATCAAACGATCCAAGAATTCAAACATTTGATCACGGCGCAATGTTACTTTGCAACCGACAGGATAATTATCGCGAATCTTAAAACCTGCGATAGATTTACGAGCAACAGTAACGACTGGTTTTTGACCAGCAATTTTCTCTAAGTCAGATACCGCGTGTTCCATAACTTTTTTATCTGCAACAGCTTCTCCGACACCCATATTTAAAGTAATTTTTTCAATACGGGGAACTTCCATTACTGACTTGTAACCAAATTGTTTAATCAGTTCAGGAACAACTGTATCTTTATAAAACTCTCTCAAACGAGCCAT
The DNA window shown above is from Neisseria sicca and carries:
- a CDS encoding IS630 family transposase (programmed frameshift): MAYSADLRNKALNYYEQCKNISQTAATFNLSRNTLYLWIRLKKQTGSLKHQVTGLNAVKLDRQKLAQYVGQHPDAYLHEIAKHFDCTPAAVCYALKQMGMTRKKRPTTYKEQDPAKVTHYLTQLAEFSDYQRVYLDETGFDRYLFRPYARSPKGQIVKAQISGKRYRRLSLVSAQVGNRLIAPMVYQNTMTGVFFEAWFQQCLLPALTQKSVIILDNARFDRMGVLREMAEKWGHKVLPLAPYSPELNPIEKVWANIKRYLRTVLSDYARFDDALLSYFDFN
- the rplQ gene encoding 50S ribosomal protein L17 encodes the protein MRHRNGNRKLNRTSSHRAAMLRNMANSLLTHETIVTTLPKAKELRRVVEPLITLGKKPSLANRRLAFDRTRDRDVVVKLFDELGPRFAARNGGYVRVLKYGFRKGDNAPLALIELVDKAAEAAE
- a CDS encoding DNA-directed RNA polymerase subunit alpha, with the protein product MQNSTTEFLKPRQIDVDTLSTTRAKVSMQPFERGFGHTLGNALRRILLSSMNGFAPTEVAISGVLHEYSTVDGVQEDVVDILLNVKGIVFKLHGRGQVQLTLRKSGAGVVVAGDIELPHDVEILNPEHIICHLAENGQIEMEIKVEQGRGYQSVSGRRVVRDENRQIGAIQLDASFSPISRVSFEVEPARVEQRTDLDKLVLDIETDGSIDPEEAVRSAARILIDQMSIFADLQGTPVEEVEEKAPPIDPILLRPVDDLELTVRSANCLKAEDIYYIGDLIQRTETELLKTPNLGRKSLNEIKEVLASKGLTLGSKLEAWPPVGLEKP
- the rpsD gene encoding 30S ribosomal protein S4, coding for MARYIGPKCKLARREGTDLFLKSARRSLDSKCKLDSAPGQHGAKKPRLSDYGLQLREKQKIRRIYGVLERQFRRYFAEADRRKGSTGELLLQLLESRLDNVVYRMGFGSTRAEARQLVSHKAITVNGQVVNIPSFQVKAGDVVAVREKAKKQVRIQEALSLATQIGLPSWVSVDADKLEGVFKNMPDRSELTGDINEQLVVEFYSK
- the rpsK gene encoding 30S ribosomal protein S11; the encoded protein is MAKANTASRVRKKVRKTVSEGIVHVHASFNNTIITITDRQGNALSWATSGGAGFKGSRKSTPFAAQVAAEAAGKVAQEYGVKNLEVRIKGPGPGRESSVRALNALGFKITSITDVTPLPHNGCRPPKKRRI
- the rpsM gene encoding 30S ribosomal protein S13, giving the protein MARIAGVNIPNNAHIVIGLQAIYGIGATRAKLICEAANIAPTTKAKDLDEAQLDALREQVAKYEVEGDLRREVTMSIKRLMDMGCYRGFRHRRGLPCRGQRTRTNARTRKGPRKAIAGKK
- the rpmJ gene encoding 50S ribosomal protein L36, which codes for MRVQPSVKKICRNCKIIRRNRVVRVICTDPRHKQRQG
- the infA gene encoding translation initiation factor IF-1 → MAKEDTIQMQGEILETLPNATFKVKLENDHIVLGHISGKMRMHYIRISPGDKVTVELTPYDLTRARIVFRAR
- the secY gene encoding preprotein translocase subunit SecY yields the protein MANQQSLSGLSKFGDLKKRLTFLLGALIVFRIGAHIPVPGVDAVALAKLYESAGNGILGMLNMFSGGSLERFSIFAIGIMPYISASIIVQLASEIIPSLKALKKEGEAGRKVITKYTRYGTVLLAILQSFGVATFVFQQGVVVTNSLEFHISTVVSLVTGTMFLMWLGEQITERGIGNGISLIITAGIAAGIPSGIARLLALTSQGSIGMPTAVSIVIGALLLIYIVVYFESAQRKVPVHYAKRQIGSGVMQGSNTHMPFKLNMAGVIPPIFASSIILFPSTLLSWFGSNDTGSLLHKIAGLLQHGQALYILLFTVTIIFFCYFYTALVFSPKEMAENLKKSGAFVPGIRPGKQTSQYLEQVVLRLTLFGALYITTICLIPEFLTTALNVPFYLGGTSLLILVVVTMDFSTQINSYRMTQQYESLMSGLDMKSLSRK
- the rplO gene encoding 50S ribosomal protein L15, translating into MFLNSIQPAEGATHARRRVGRGIGSGLGKTGGCGHKGQKSRSGGFHKVGFEGGQMPLQRRLPKRGFKSLTAAANAEIRLSELNLLAVNEIDVLVLKQAGLVPTTVSNVKVIASGVLSKAVVLRGIKATKGAKAAIEAAGGKVEE
- the rpmD gene encoding 50S ribosomal protein L30, whose amino-acid sequence is MTEQKKIKVTLVKSLIGTIESHRACARGLGLRHREHTVEVLDTPENRGMINKISYLLKVES
- the rpsE gene encoding 30S ribosomal protein S5 — translated: MAKHEIEERGDGLIEKMVAVNRVTKVVKGGRIMAFSALTVVGDGDGRIGMGKGKSKEVPVAVQKAMDQARRSMIKVPLKNGTIHHEVIGRHGATKVFMQPAKEGSGVKAGGPMRLVFDAMGIHNISAKVHGSTNPYNIVRATLDGLSKLYTPADIAAKRGLTVEDILGANHD
- the rplR gene encoding 50S ribosomal protein L18; the protein is MDKHTTRLRRARKTRARIADLKMVRLCVFRSNNHIYAQVISAEGDKVLAQASTLEAEVRGSLKSGGNVEAAAVVGKRIAEKAKAVGVEKVAFDRSGFQYHGRVRALAEAARENGLSF
- the rplF gene encoding 50S ribosomal protein L6, with amino-acid sequence MSRVAKNPVTVPAGVEVKFGTEALVIKGKNGELAFPLPSNVVIELNDGKLTFAAKNDSKQANAMSGTARALVNNMVKGVSEGFEKKLQLIGVGYRAQAQGKVLNLSLGFSHPIVYEMPEGVSVQTPSQTEIILTGADKQVVGQVAAEIRAFRSPEPYKGKGVRYVGEVVVMKEAKKK
- the rpsH gene encoding 30S ribosomal protein S8; its protein translation is MSMHDPISDMLTRIRNAQRANKVAVAMPSSKLKCAIAKVLKEEGYIEDFSVSADAKPVLEIQLKYYAGRPVIEQIKRVSRPGLRIYKASSEIPNVMNGLGIAIVSTSKGVMTDRKARSEGVGGELLCIVA
- the rpsN gene encoding 30S ribosomal protein S14; this translates as MAKKALINRELKRQALAKKFAAKREAIFAVINDANATEEERFEARLKFQSIPRNAAPVRQRRRCALTGRPRGTFRKFGLGRIKIREIAMRGEIPGVVKASW
- the rplE gene encoding 50S ribosomal protein L5; its protein translation is MARLREFYKDTVVPELIKQFGYKSVMEVPRIEKITLNMGVGEAVADKKVMEHAVSDLEKIAGQKPVVTVARKSIAGFKIRDNYPVGCKVTLRRDQMFEFLDRLITIALPRVRDFRGVSGKSFDGRGNYNMGVREQIIFPEIEYDKIDALRGLNITITTTAKTDEEAKALLSLFKFPFKG